The following proteins are co-located in the Nonlabens ponticola genome:
- the truA gene encoding tRNA pseudouridine(38-40) synthase TruA — MKKQRYFIEFAYDGTAYHGWQKQPEAITVQQVLEEGLSKILRTPIIVMGAGRTDAGVHATQMFAHFDADIDMDLEQLVYRLNRWLPKDIAIFEIKPVTEKAHARFHATHRSYEYRFNLRPDPFKNRTTYILYRLPDVDRMQQAAEILLDYKDFECFSRSNTDVKTFICDVNEARFEQQGYELVFHITANRFLRNMVRAIVGTLLEIGYGKREVNDMHDIINSKDRNKAGASAPAQGLYLTQVLYPENIWAHE, encoded by the coding sequence ATGAAAAAGCAGCGGTATTTTATAGAGTTTGCCTATGATGGTACTGCTTACCATGGTTGGCAAAAACAACCTGAAGCTATCACCGTACAGCAGGTTCTAGAAGAAGGTCTGTCCAAAATATTGAGAACACCCATCATAGTGATGGGCGCTGGTCGTACCGATGCAGGCGTACATGCCACACAAATGTTTGCCCATTTTGATGCAGATATTGACATGGATCTTGAGCAGCTGGTTTATAGATTAAACCGCTGGCTGCCGAAGGATATCGCAATATTTGAAATCAAGCCTGTCACCGAAAAAGCACACGCACGATTTCACGCTACCCATCGTTCCTATGAATATAGGTTCAATTTGCGACCAGATCCATTTAAAAATAGAACGACCTATATACTGTATCGATTACCAGATGTTGATCGCATGCAGCAGGCAGCAGAAATATTATTGGACTATAAAGACTTTGAATGTTTCTCGAGATCAAATACAGATGTCAAAACATTCATTTGTGATGTCAATGAGGCAAGATTTGAACAACAAGGCTATGAACTTGTTTTTCATATTACAGCCAACAGATTTTTACGCAACATGGTACGCGCGATAGTAGGTACGTTATTGGAAATAGGTTATGGTAAGCGTGAGGTAAATGATATGCACGACATTATTAATTCAAAGGATAGAAATAAGGCAGGTGCTAGCGCACCAGCTCAAGGTCTATATCTGACTCAGGTGTTATATCCAGAAAACATTTGGGCTCATGAATAA
- a CDS encoding phosphoribosylpyrophosphate synthetase, translated as MTDFKNGYDTLSQAIEDLQDKGYTIDYDLVEDGLKSKDLKKKWKAEELDVVKFYRFEGMADPGDNTILYVIECNDGNKGLLVDAYGADVYVSPKMIEKLRMNDQ; from the coding sequence ATGACCGACTTTAAAAACGGATACGATACACTTTCTCAAGCCATTGAAGATTTACAGGACAAAGGCTACACCATAGATTATGACCTGGTAGAAGATGGACTCAAATCAAAAGATCTCAAGAAAAAATGGAAGGCAGAAGAGCTGGATGTCGTCAAATTTTACCGATTTGAAGGCATGGCAGATCCTGGTGACAATACTATCCTATATGTGATAGAATGTAACGATGGTAATAAAGGACTATTGGTAGACGCATATGGCGCAGACGTTTATGTATCGCCTAAAATGATCGAAAAACTAAGAATGAATGACCAATAA
- a CDS encoding DUF3667 domain-containing protein, with protein sequence MLYATHTHCAHCGAKWIEKRITMRNVAADFGDLYIGLDTKFMHTFVDLFRKPEAVILGYVQGRRMYYMDAVRYLLLSLFITGIYVFVLKQTNVMEDYMADSILTADTLANYSDEQIEAQQKFASKFLDYQGLLLLFTIPFLALVGRISFWGRKFFNYTEHVVFFLYVYAHMIIFTTPISILLAYLSPEIFLYWSYLALAYLLFHSAQSYKRCFQLTIAETILRSLIALIVFVATAVLLMLVFIFTVAITVIVASKMGYDLSGFLPAQT encoded by the coding sequence ATGCTTTATGCCACGCATACCCATTGCGCGCATTGTGGTGCCAAATGGATCGAGAAGCGCATCACCATGCGTAACGTTGCGGCAGACTTTGGCGATTTATACATAGGACTTGACACAAAGTTCATGCACACATTCGTGGATCTTTTCAGGAAGCCTGAAGCGGTGATTTTAGGATACGTTCAAGGACGTCGTATGTATTATATGGATGCGGTGAGATATCTGTTGCTCTCGCTATTCATTACCGGTATCTATGTTTTTGTCTTGAAGCAAACCAACGTCATGGAAGACTACATGGCCGATTCTATCTTGACTGCAGATACACTCGCTAATTATAGTGACGAGCAAATTGAAGCCCAACAAAAATTTGCGTCAAAGTTCCTAGACTATCAAGGATTGCTCTTACTATTCACTATACCGTTTCTAGCGCTGGTGGGCCGCATATCATTTTGGGGTAGGAAATTTTTTAATTATACAGAGCATGTAGTGTTTTTCCTGTACGTATATGCGCACATGATTATTTTCACAACACCTATCAGTATTTTGCTGGCCTATCTATCGCCAGAAATTTTTCTTTATTGGTCGTATCTAGCGCTAGCTTATTTGTTATTTCACTCTGCTCAAAGCTATAAGCGCTGCTTTCAACTTACCATTGCAGAAACTATACTAAGATCGCTCATTGCGCTTATAGTATTTGTGGCAACTGCGGTTTTACTAATGCTAGTATTCATATTTACTGTGGCAATAACAGTAATTGTCGCTAGTAAAATGGGATATGATTTGAGTGGCTTTTTACCAGCGCAAACTTAG
- a CDS encoding M14 family metallopeptidase, whose product MRHLIVGILMVLAFAKAVQAQVTVDPQLDYYLPASNNYNPNIATPAEVIGYVPGKWHVTHDKLSQYMLALADASDRITIENRGTTYEDRPLYLLTITSPANHARIDQIKEQRQQRITGASNDAAPVVIYQGFSIHGNEPSGSNAALLYAYHLAASQDAETLEKLDDVVILLDPSFNPDGLQRFAGWVNQHKSENINPDGNDREYDEVWPGGRTNHYWFDMNRDWLPVQLPESRARIASFNQWMPNVLTDHHEMGTNSSFFFQPGIPSRTNPLTPQINQDLTKEMGNYHAAALDKIGSFYYTEESFDDFYYGKGSTFPDVNGSVGILFEQASSRGHAQNSVNGVLTFPFTIRNQLTAAMSTLEASYQMRDKLMNYQADFYDQVRSNQKSGNIIFGDYTDSGRTDALAEILLRHDIKVQELKSDATIDGKKYKAGYAYMIPRTQTKSKLVDAMFQKITTFQDSLFYDISAWTFPLAFDMDYSLNARGAEAGRTISLDKETGKLDTARNTIARKALPVSQYAYLMRWNEYGAPKVLSNILNAGIRAKVAMQPFDLAGQSYDYGTIMIPVSAQKMNAQELNKRLYELSDDNNVEVVSVTTGLTTGIDLGSNSFVSLDKPNIALVVGDGINPYDAGEIWHLMDQRYDMVVTKLQLENLSRYDLSKYSTIIFPATYGGPEEDVVSKLKSWTRAGGTLIGYRNGLRWMSREKLLQLTFKETENPAKDVTFEQRSNFNGAQVIGGAIFETRLDRSHPIAFGYKDEQLPMFRNTTLFVEADSVSYRNPIKYTNEPLMAGYISKPNLEALKNTVPFKHNSYGRGEVIGFTDNTNFRAFWYGTNKLLMNAIFFSKAM is encoded by the coding sequence ATGAGACATTTAATAGTAGGGATTTTGATGGTTTTAGCTTTCGCGAAAGCGGTACAAGCTCAAGTCACCGTTGATCCGCAATTAGATTACTACCTACCAGCCAGCAACAATTACAATCCAAACATCGCAACACCAGCAGAAGTTATAGGTTATGTTCCAGGCAAATGGCATGTCACACACGATAAATTATCGCAGTATATGCTAGCCCTTGCGGATGCTAGTGATCGCATAACGATCGAGAATCGAGGCACCACCTATGAAGATAGACCGCTGTACTTGTTGACCATCACATCGCCAGCAAACCATGCACGCATCGATCAGATTAAAGAACAGCGCCAGCAACGCATCACGGGCGCAAGTAATGACGCTGCACCTGTAGTGATCTATCAAGGATTTTCCATTCACGGTAACGAGCCTAGTGGATCCAACGCTGCGCTACTCTATGCCTATCATCTAGCGGCTTCTCAAGATGCAGAGACCTTGGAAAAACTAGACGATGTAGTGATTTTGTTAGATCCTAGTTTTAATCCAGATGGCCTGCAACGTTTTGCAGGTTGGGTGAATCAACACAAAAGCGAAAACATCAATCCTGACGGCAACGACCGTGAATATGACGAGGTCTGGCCTGGTGGTCGTACCAACCACTATTGGTTTGACATGAACCGCGATTGGTTGCCAGTACAATTACCAGAATCACGAGCGCGCATCGCCAGTTTTAATCAGTGGATGCCTAATGTGCTTACCGATCATCACGAGATGGGCACCAATAGTTCTTTCTTTTTTCAGCCAGGAATACCGTCTAGGACTAATCCATTGACGCCACAAATAAATCAAGATCTGACCAAAGAAATGGGGAATTATCACGCTGCAGCGCTAGATAAAATTGGTTCCTTTTATTATACCGAAGAGAGTTTTGATGACTTTTATTATGGTAAAGGATCCACCTTTCCAGATGTTAATGGTAGCGTTGGGATTCTTTTTGAACAAGCGAGCTCTAGAGGACACGCACAGAATTCCGTAAATGGCGTCCTGACTTTCCCGTTTACCATACGCAATCAGTTGACGGCTGCCATGAGTACGCTAGAAGCCAGTTACCAAATGCGTGATAAACTCATGAATTATCAAGCCGACTTCTATGATCAGGTGCGCAGCAATCAGAAATCCGGGAACATCATCTTTGGCGATTATACAGACAGCGGCCGTACTGATGCGCTAGCCGAAATACTATTAAGACACGATATCAAAGTGCAGGAACTTAAAAGCGATGCTACCATAGATGGCAAGAAGTATAAAGCTGGATATGCCTACATGATTCCTAGAACACAAACCAAAAGCAAGCTGGTCGATGCGATGTTCCAGAAGATCACCACTTTTCAGGACAGCTTGTTCTATGACATAAGCGCCTGGACGTTTCCACTAGCGTTTGATATGGATTACAGCTTAAACGCCCGTGGTGCGGAAGCTGGAAGAACAATATCGCTAGATAAGGAGACTGGTAAACTGGACACAGCTCGAAATACGATTGCTCGCAAAGCACTACCCGTATCACAATATGCCTACCTCATGCGCTGGAATGAGTATGGCGCACCCAAAGTGCTGAGCAATATTCTCAACGCTGGCATCAGAGCCAAGGTGGCCATGCAACCTTTTGATCTTGCTGGCCAGTCTTATGATTATGGGACCATCATGATACCCGTAAGTGCTCAAAAAATGAATGCTCAAGAGCTTAACAAGAGATTGTACGAGCTCTCAGATGACAATAATGTAGAAGTAGTTTCTGTAACTACGGGTTTGACGACTGGTATTGATTTGGGATCCAATTCATTTGTATCGCTGGATAAACCTAACATCGCACTGGTCGTGGGCGACGGAATCAATCCGTACGATGCTGGTGAGATTTGGCACTTGATGGACCAACGCTATGATATGGTGGTGACCAAATTGCAGCTGGAAAACCTATCTCGATATGACCTGAGCAAGTACAGCACCATTATCTTTCCTGCAACTTATGGTGGTCCAGAAGAAGATGTTGTAAGCAAACTTAAATCTTGGACTCGAGCTGGTGGTACACTTATAGGATATCGCAATGGGTTGAGATGGATGTCCAGAGAGAAACTATTGCAGCTGACTTTTAAGGAAACCGAAAATCCTGCTAAAGATGTGACTTTTGAGCAGCGCAGCAATTTCAACGGCGCTCAAGTTATAGGCGGTGCTATTTTTGAGACTAGACTGGACCGCTCGCACCCTATTGCTTTTGGTTATAAGGATGAACAGCTGCCTATGTTCCGCAACACGACCTTGTTTGTAGAGGCAGATAGTGTTTCTTATCGCAATCCTATTAAGTACACTAACGAGCCGCTTATGGCTGGTTATATTTCTAAGCCTAATCTAGAGGCCTTGAAAAACACCGTTCCGTTCAAGCATAACAGCTACGGCCGTGGCGAGGTCATCGGTTTTACAGACAACACCAACTTCAGGGCTTTTTGGTATGGAACCAACAAGCTGTTGATGAACGCTATTTTCTTCAGTAAGGCGATGTAG
- the cdaA gene encoding diadenylate cyclase CdaA, whose product MQLPDFRIIDLIDILLFAALIFYLYRLVKGTAAINIFIGIVIIYLIYEVTVFLEMEMLSRVLGGFTGAGVFALIVVFQQEIRRFLLMIGSTNFTSRRRFLRQLRIFKEEQNANLAIVDHVVTACKRMSATKTGALIAIKRDGSLDFLKNSGDEMDIVVNAPIIQSIFYKNSTLHDGAMIIEDNKITATRVVLPVSDSRKIPQRFGLRHRAAVGLTERTNAIAVIVSEETGKVSLVVDGEFESYDDMDDLSSKMKALMD is encoded by the coding sequence ATGCAGTTACCGGATTTTAGAATTATTGACCTGATTGATATCCTGCTTTTTGCAGCGTTGATCTTTTACCTGTATCGACTGGTCAAGGGAACCGCGGCGATCAATATTTTTATCGGGATCGTGATCATTTATCTGATCTATGAGGTAACAGTATTTCTAGAGATGGAAATGTTGTCGCGTGTGCTGGGTGGTTTTACTGGTGCTGGTGTTTTTGCGCTGATTGTGGTTTTCCAGCAGGAAATAAGACGATTTTTATTGATGATAGGATCGACCAATTTTACCTCAAGACGCCGATTCTTGCGGCAATTGCGCATTTTTAAGGAAGAGCAAAATGCCAATCTTGCTATCGTTGATCACGTCGTGACGGCTTGTAAACGTATGAGCGCGACCAAAACTGGTGCACTGATCGCCATAAAACGTGACGGTTCACTGGACTTTCTCAAGAACAGCGGCGACGAGATGGATATCGTGGTCAATGCACCTATTATTCAAAGTATTTTCTACAAGAACAGCACGCTGCACGATGGTGCCATGATTATCGAGGACAATAAAATTACTGCGACGCGAGTAGTGTTGCCCGTATCGGATAGTCGCAAGATACCACAGCGTTTTGGCCTGAGACACCGCGCAGCAGTAGGCCTGACCGAAAGGACCAACGCCATTGCCGTCATCGTGAGTGAGGAAACCGGTAAGGTATCGCTGGTCGTCGATGGCGAGTTTGAGAGCTATGATGATATGGATGATCTATCTAGCAAGATGAAAGCCCTGATGGACTGA
- a CDS encoding thioredoxin family protein codes for MALTPSTMMPLGTKAPGFKLLDTVSEELLSLQNVRGEKGTVVMFICNHCPFVIHVNEELVRLANDYRATGFGFVAISSNDVEKYPQDSPDLMQKVAYDNAYPFPYLYDPTQEVAKAYDTACTPDFYLFDEKLELVYRGQLDDSRPRNGIPLTGRSLREALDALLGNKPLPAIQNPSVGCGIKWK; via the coding sequence ATGGCACTGACGCCTTCTACCATGATGCCGCTGGGCACCAAAGCTCCAGGTTTCAAATTGCTGGATACGGTAAGTGAAGAACTATTGAGTTTACAGAACGTGCGTGGTGAGAAAGGAACGGTGGTCATGTTTATTTGTAATCACTGTCCATTTGTGATTCATGTGAACGAAGAACTGGTAAGGCTGGCTAACGACTATCGTGCGACTGGTTTTGGTTTTGTAGCTATCTCGAGCAACGATGTAGAAAAGTACCCTCAAGACAGTCCAGACCTGATGCAAAAGGTCGCCTATGACAATGCCTATCCTTTTCCCTATTTATACGACCCTACTCAAGAAGTCGCGAAAGCATATGATACAGCCTGCACGCCAGATTTTTATTTATTTGATGAGAAACTGGAATTAGTATATCGTGGACAGCTAGACGATAGCCGTCCTAGAAATGGCATACCACTTACTGGTAGGTCCTTGCGCGAGGCGCTGGATGCCCTGCTAGGTAACAAACCACTACCAGCCATTCAAAATCCTAGTGTGGGTTGTGGGATTAAGTGGAAGTGA
- the folP gene encoding dihydropteroate synthase, which produces MHTINCRGSLVDLSTPRVMGIVNVTPDSFYDGGKLKNDSDVLQQVEKMLHDGATFIDIGGYSSRPDGTDISASVEQQRVIPIIELVKRNFPDSMISCDSFRESVIKTALQHNIDIVNDISAGQLDRKMMETVGKHKVPYIMMHMRGTPQTMKTLTDYDDLIIDINRYFAERIAMARSHGIHDIIIDPGYGFAKTTAQNFELFSHQELLLSHGVPLLAGVSRKSMIYKTLGTDAAVALNGTTALHMACLLNGASILRVHDVKEAMETMKLYQALQGK; this is translated from the coding sequence ATGCACACCATAAATTGCCGCGGCAGCCTTGTTGACCTTTCCACGCCACGCGTCATGGGCATCGTCAACGTCACGCCAGATTCTTTTTATGATGGTGGCAAACTTAAGAATGATAGCGACGTGCTGCAGCAGGTAGAAAAAATGTTGCACGATGGCGCGACATTTATCGACATAGGTGGTTACAGCAGCCGTCCTGATGGCACTGATATTTCTGCCAGTGTTGAGCAGCAACGTGTTATCCCGATCATTGAGCTGGTCAAAAGGAATTTTCCTGACTCGATGATTAGTTGTGACAGCTTTCGCGAAAGCGTAATCAAAACAGCTCTACAACACAACATTGACATTGTCAACGATATAAGTGCTGGACAACTAGATCGCAAAATGATGGAAACCGTTGGAAAACATAAGGTGCCTTACATCATGATGCACATGCGTGGAACGCCGCAAACCATGAAAACGCTGACTGATTACGACGATCTCATCATAGACATCAATCGCTATTTTGCCGAACGTATCGCAATGGCTCGGAGTCACGGCATTCACGATATTATCATTGATCCAGGTTATGGATTTGCCAAAACCACAGCTCAAAACTTTGAACTCTTTAGCCATCAAGAATTGCTACTATCTCATGGTGTACCTTTATTGGCGGGCGTTTCCAGAAAATCCATGATCTACAAGACGCTAGGAACTGATGCTGCCGTCGCACTCAACGGTACGACTGCGCTACATATGGCCTGCCTACTCAATGGGGCTAGCATATTGCGTGTTCATGATGTGAAAGAAGCTATGGAGACCATGAAATTATACCAAGCACTTCAAGGAAAATAA
- a CDS encoding ABC transporter ATP-binding protein encodes MASTTGNAFNTTLFKRLLSFTRPYRGTYYFVAISAILLAVVAIGMPYLIKVAIDDHIIPREFDGFTGVIMMMIGVLAADVILQLSFIFYANWLGQQVIRDLRLKLFNHMLNFKMKYFDTSAVGKLVTRAVSDIETIASIFSEGLFVIISDLLKMVVVLGFMAYSSWQLTLITLAVMPFLLYATRLFQKAMKTAFEEVRNQVSNLNSFVQERVTGMKIVQIFNRERVEYEEFKEINNKHRKAWVKTVWYNSIFFPIAEMASSIVIGLIVYIGVVMNIGAEVKMVEIGTIVMFIDLSQKLFRPLRQIADKFNTLQMGMVAANRVFKILDTDAQIEDQGELIASDLKGAIEFKNVDFAYVENELVLKNLNFKVQPGETVAIVGATGAGKSTIINLLSRFYEINAGEILIDSASSKAYDLQSLRSQIAVVLQDVFLFADTIFNNITLQNPEITEEDVIKAAKKIGVHKFIKSLPNGYQYNVKERGVMLSSGQRQLIAFLRAYVSNPSILVLDEATSSIDAYSEQLIQDATDIITKGRTSIVIAHRLATIKKADKIIVMDAGEIVEIGTHSELLEKEGGYYKNLYEVQFLQQEVA; translated from the coding sequence ATGGCATCAACCACAGGTAATGCATTCAATACGACTCTCTTTAAAAGGCTGTTGTCGTTTACCAGACCTTATCGAGGCACCTACTATTTTGTAGCTATCAGTGCTATTTTGCTAGCAGTTGTGGCCATCGGTATGCCTTACTTAATTAAGGTCGCGATTGATGATCATATCATTCCACGCGAGTTTGATGGTTTTACCGGTGTTATCATGATGATGATAGGTGTCCTTGCGGCAGATGTCATCTTGCAGCTCAGCTTTATATTTTATGCCAACTGGTTGGGTCAACAGGTGATTAGAGATTTAAGGCTCAAGCTGTTCAATCACATGCTCAATTTCAAGATGAAGTATTTTGATACAAGCGCAGTAGGTAAGCTGGTAACCAGAGCCGTGAGTGATATCGAGACCATCGCCAGCATTTTTTCCGAAGGTCTTTTTGTCATCATTTCAGACTTATTAAAGATGGTGGTGGTTCTTGGATTTATGGCCTATTCCAGCTGGCAGTTGACCTTGATCACTCTGGCTGTCATGCCATTTTTATTATACGCTACCCGATTGTTTCAAAAGGCTATGAAAACAGCTTTTGAAGAAGTGCGTAATCAGGTGAGCAACCTCAACAGTTTTGTACAAGAACGCGTTACAGGCATGAAAATCGTGCAGATTTTCAATCGCGAGCGAGTAGAGTATGAGGAATTCAAGGAGATCAACAACAAGCACCGTAAGGCTTGGGTAAAGACAGTCTGGTATAACAGCATCTTTTTCCCTATTGCAGAGATGGCTTCCAGCATCGTCATAGGACTCATCGTTTACATAGGCGTCGTCATGAATATAGGTGCAGAAGTCAAGATGGTCGAGATAGGAACCATCGTCATGTTCATCGACTTGTCCCAAAAATTATTCAGACCACTGCGACAAATTGCTGATAAGTTCAACACGTTACAAATGGGAATGGTGGCCGCAAATCGTGTGTTCAAGATATTGGATACAGATGCTCAAATCGAGGATCAAGGCGAGCTTATCGCAAGCGATTTAAAGGGCGCCATTGAATTCAAGAACGTGGATTTTGCCTATGTTGAGAATGAGCTAGTGCTCAAGAATCTCAATTTTAAGGTACAACCAGGCGAGACTGTCGCTATCGTGGGCGCGACCGGCGCTGGCAAGAGTACTATCATCAATTTGCTGTCTAGATTCTATGAGATCAATGCAGGAGAGATTTTGATTGATTCCGCTTCCTCGAAAGCGTACGACCTACAATCATTGCGATCCCAGATAGCAGTTGTGCTGCAAGATGTCTTCTTGTTTGCAGATACTATTTTTAACAATATCACGCTGCAAAACCCTGAAATCACCGAAGAAGACGTCATCAAAGCCGCCAAAAAAATAGGCGTGCACAAGTTCATTAAATCATTGCCCAATGGTTACCAATACAATGTAAAGGAACGTGGTGTGATGCTCAGCTCTGGACAACGCCAGCTGATTGCTTTCTTGAGAGCTTATGTGTCCAATCCCAGTATTTTAGTATTGGATGAAGCCACTAGTTCTATTGATGCCTACAGCGAGCAGCTTATTCAAGATGCGACCGATATTATTACCAAGGGCCGCACATCCATCGTCATCGCTCACAGGTTAGCAACTATCAAAAAAGCCGATAAGATCATCGTTATGGATGCTGGCGAGATCGTCGAGATAGGCACACACAGTGAGCTGCTAGAAAAAGAAGGTGGTTACTACAAGAATCTGTATGAGGTGCAGTTTTTACAGCAAGAGGTCGCCTAA
- a CDS encoding PUR family DNA/RNA-binding protein — translation MSDRDYQDQEEIFSKVVRAGRRTYFFDVRSTKADDYYLTITESKKFTNDDGSFHFKKHKIYLYKEDFAEFGDTLKEVTDFIIEKKGDEVISDRHQADFKKEEPATPAADQAAEPNHPASFTNVDFDDI, via the coding sequence ATGAGCGATAGAGATTACCAAGACCAAGAAGAGATTTTTTCCAAAGTTGTAAGAGCAGGTCGACGCACCTACTTTTTTGATGTGCGATCCACAAAGGCAGACGATTACTACCTAACGATCACTGAAAGCAAGAAGTTCACTAACGACGACGGCAGCTTTCATTTCAAGAAGCACAAGATCTACTTGTACAAAGAGGACTTTGCAGAATTTGGCGATACGCTCAAAGAAGTGACCGACTTTATCATAGAGAAAAAAGGCGACGAGGTCATTTCAGATCGTCACCAGGCAGACTTCAAGAAAGAAGAACCAGCAACGCCAGCGGCAGATCAAGCAGCAGAACCTAATCATCCTGCAAGTTTTACCAACGTTGATTTTGACGACATCTAG
- a CDS encoding tRNA-binding protein: protein MTNNLSWSDFMKIDMRIGTIIDAQLFPDARKPAYKLHIDFGPDIGHKKTSAQITDHYTIEDLIGKQIIAVVNFPEKQIANFMSQCLVLGSVDDQGKVILLQAERTANNGDRIG, encoded by the coding sequence ATGACCAATAATCTTTCTTGGAGTGACTTTATGAAAATAGACATGCGCATCGGTACCATTATCGATGCGCAACTGTTTCCAGATGCTCGCAAACCTGCTTACAAACTGCACATCGATTTTGGTCCAGACATAGGTCATAAAAAAACCAGTGCCCAAATCACAGATCACTACACTATTGAGGATCTTATAGGTAAGCAAATCATCGCCGTTGTCAACTTTCCAGAAAAACAAATCGCCAATTTCATGAGCCAGTGCCTAGTGCTAGGCTCCGTTGATGATCAAGGAAAAGTAATTTTACTGCAGGCTGAACGCACCGCAAACAATGGTGATCGCATCGGGTAA
- a CDS encoding DUF1599 domain-containing protein gives MSATSQQYDAVIATCRELFINKMKDYGAAWRILRLPSLTDQIFIKAQRIRGLQTLAESKVDEGQESEFIGIINYSIMALIQLEKGVVEQPDLDVATATELYDQQMAITKQLMMDKNHDYGEAWRGMRVSSLTDLILQKLLRVKQIEDNAGKTIVSEGLDANYQDMVNYAVFAMIHMGA, from the coding sequence ATGAGTGCTACCAGCCAGCAATATGATGCCGTTATCGCCACCTGCCGCGAGCTTTTTATCAATAAAATGAAAGATTATGGTGCGGCCTGGCGCATCCTGCGATTACCATCGCTCACAGACCAGATTTTCATAAAAGCACAACGCATACGAGGCCTGCAAACCCTAGCCGAATCCAAGGTCGATGAAGGACAGGAAAGTGAATTTATAGGCATCATCAACTATAGCATCATGGCGCTGATCCAGCTAGAAAAAGGCGTGGTAGAACAACCAGATCTTGATGTTGCCACGGCAACCGAATTATACGACCAGCAAATGGCGATCACCAAACAACTCATGATGGACAAAAATCACGATTACGGTGAGGCCTGGCGCGGCATGCGTGTGAGTTCGCTAACTGACTTGATCTTGCAAAAACTATTGCGCGTCAAGCAAATTGAGGACAATGCTGGTAAAACTATTGTAAGTGAAGGCCTGGATGCCAACTATCAGGATATGGTCAACTATGCGGTTTTTGCGATGATACATATGGGTGCGTGA
- a CDS encoding metallophosphoesterase family protein — MKILLLSDTHSHYDDFMEKYILQADEVWHAGDIGNLEVTDKIAALKSLRAVYGNIDDDQARIQFPLNNRFNCEGMDIWITHIGGYPGRYNQRVRSEIYSNPPDIFICGHSHILKVINDKKINCLHMNPGAVGMHGFHKKRTMLRFEIADGKISGLEVVEKDR, encoded by the coding sequence ATGAAAATCCTACTCCTTTCAGACACGCATAGTCATTATGATGATTTCATGGAAAAGTATATCCTGCAAGCAGATGAAGTGTGGCATGCTGGCGATATTGGGAATCTGGAAGTAACGGACAAGATCGCAGCACTTAAGTCCTTGCGTGCCGTGTACGGGAATATTGATGATGATCAGGCGCGTATTCAGTTTCCATTAAATAATAGGTTTAATTGTGAAGGAATGGATATCTGGATAACTCATATAGGTGGTTATCCTGGACGATATAATCAGCGCGTCAGATCAGAGATTTATTCAAATCCGCCAGATATTTTTATTTGCGGACACAGTCATATCCTTAAAGTAATTAATGATAAAAAAATCAATTGTCTACACATGAATCCAGGCGCGGTAGGCATGCATGGCTTTCACAAAAAGCGCACGATGCTCAGGTTTGAGATCGCTGATGGAAAGATTTCTGGGTTGGAGGTTGTTGAGAAGGATAGGTAG